The DNA window ACACTTTATCATCCGTCGGATTCGGTTTGACACCTCCAAGTTCCGTGACAGTAATACCTGTGTCGCCAAGAGATTTTCTTACGCGGTCAAGTAGCCCGCTGCGTATGGCAGACTGTCCGCCATAGACGATCATTACATGTTTCCATCCGGCTTCATGGCAGAGGGTCGCAGCCTTACACTCAGCTTCGTGTCCGAATACGTATCTCGTCGGGGTGCAGAATGAAAAATTGTCCATTGAATGCAAATGTTTTGGTTATTGATATTAGAAATAGCAGGGGCGCCCGAACCGAGCGTCCCTGCATAAATGATTGATATGGAAATATCAGTGAGATTATTCCTCGCCTTCGAGAAGTTCAAGCATCTTGATTGCAGAGACGGGGATACGTGTGCCGGGGCCGAAGATGGCTGCAACTCCCGCTTTGTAAAGGAAGTCATAGTCCTGAGCGGGGATAACGCCACCGGCGGTCACGAGGATGTCTTCACGTCCGAGCTTTTTGAGCTCTTCGATTACCTGCGGGATGAGAGTCTTGTGACCGGCGGCAAGCGACGACACACCAAGGATGTGTACGTCGTTTTCCACTGCCTGACGAGCTGCTTCGGCCGGAGTCTGGAAGAGAGGACCCATGTCTACGTCAAAACCGCAGTCGGCATAACCTGTAGCGACAACTTTTGCGCCACGGTCATGGCCGTCCTGACCCATCTTGGCAATCATGATACGGGGTTGACGACCTTCGCGCTTAGCGAATTCTTCACACATCTGCTGAGCCTTCACGAAGTCGGGATCAGCTTTGGTTTCTGATGAGTACACGCCTGAAATTGTTCTGATTACAGCTTTATAACGGCCTACGACTTCTTCGCAGGCATCCGAGATTTCGCCGAGTGTCGCGCGGAGTCCGGCAGCCTTGACTGCGAGGTCAAGGAGGTTGCCTTGCTTGGTGCGTACACATTCGGTGATTGCTTCAAGTGCTTTCTTGACAGCCTCTTCGTCGCGGTGAGCCTTGAGGTCAACGAGACGGGCAACCTGATCCTTGCGGACTTCGGTATTGTCGATTTCGAGGATGTCAATAGGATCTTCGTGATCAAGACGATATTTGTTGATACCGACAATCGTCTGACGGCCTGAGTCGATGCGAGCCTGAGTGCGTGCGGAAGCTTCTTCGATACGCATCTTGGGAAGACCTGATTCGATAGCCTTGGCCATACCGCCGAGTTTTTCGATTTCCTGAATGTGCTCCCATGCGCGGTGTGCGATCTCGTTGGTGAGGGCTTCCACGTAGTATGAACCGCCCCACGGGTCTACCTGCTTGGTGACCATTGTCTCCTCCTGAATGTAGATCTGGGTGTTGCGTGCGATACGTGCCGAGAAGTCGGTCGGGAGTGCGATAGCTTCGTCAAGAGCGTTGGTGTGGAGTGACTGTGTGTGGCCGAGGGCAGCGCCCATCGCTTCGATACATGTACGTCCGACGTTGTTGAAGGGATCCTGTTCGGTGAGCGACCAGCCTGAAGTCTGTGAGTGTGTACGGAGTGCGAGCGACTTCGGATTCTTCGGGTTGAACTGCTTGACAATCTTGGCCCAGAGAAGACGTGCGGCACGCATCTTTGCTACTTCCATGAAGTAGTTCATGCCGATAGCCCAGAAGAATGACAGACGGGGAGCGAAAGCGTCGATGTCGATGCCTGCGTTGATACCTGCGCGGAGATATTCGAGACCGTCGGCGAGGGTATAGGCAAGCTCGATGTCACATGTCGCACCTGCTTCCTGCATGTGGTAGCCTGAGATTGAAATCGAGTTGAACTTAGGCATGTTCTGCGAAGTGTACTCGAAGATATCTGCGATGATTCGCATCGAGAATTCCGGTGGGTAGATATAGGTGTTACGCACCATGAATTCCTTGAGGATGTCGTTCTGGATAGTACCTGCCATTTCTTCAAGTTTCGCGCCCTGTTCGAGACCTGCGTTGATGTAGAATGCGAGTACCGGAAGCACTGCGCCGTTCATTGTCATCGAAACAGACATCTTGTTCAGGGGTATACCTTCGAAGAGCACCTTCATGTCTTCGAGAGAGCAGATTGACACACCGGCTTTGCCGACGTCGCCGACCACGCGTTCATGGTCTGCGTCATATCCGCGGTGTGTGGCAAGGTCAAACGCAACTGAGAGGCCTTTCTGTCCCGACGCAAGGTTGCGGCGGTAGAATGCGTTTGATTCTGCTGCGGTGGAGAATCCGGCATACTGGCGGATAGTCCAAGGACGGAGTGGGTACATGGCGCTGTACGGGCCACGGAGGAAAGGAGGAATACCTGAAACGTAGTTGAGGTGTTCGAGACCCTCAAGGTCGTTTTTGGTATAGATGGGCTTTACCGGGATAAGTTCGGGGGTAAGCCAGTCTTCCCCCTGAGTTTCGGGAACGTGCTGCTCACCGAAAGCATCCTTTACTATATCGATTTCTTTGAAATTGGGTTTCATATCTGAATAATATGTATGATGGGGGTGACTTTTTACTTCTTAAGCAGTTTTGCGTTAAATGCACGGAGTGTTTCAAGGACGTTGCAGCGGACATGAACGAAGTCGTTGATTCCGATAGCCTTGAGGTCGTCGGTGCATGCGGGGGCACCTGCCACGACAAACTCTGCGCGGCCGTCAAGATATTTGAAGGCTGCGGGAGCGAGTTCTGCATATTCGTCGTCGCTTGAGCAGAGCACAACGATGTCAGCACCCTTTTCGAGAGCTGCGTCAATGCCCTGTTCAACAGTGTCGAAACCGAGGTTGTCGATGATTTCGTAGCCGGCGCAACCGAAGAAGTTTGATGAGAACTGAGCGCGTGCGAGACGCATTGCAAGATTGCCGATAGTGAGCATGAACACTTTCGGACGGTTTGATGCGGCTTCTGTTTCGAGGCGGAGTGCTTCGAAATCGCTTGCCGCACGCTTGGTCGGCAGCCCGGCGGGAGTCTCGCAGGCATCTCCGTGGCCTCCGCAAGAGCAAGAGAGCGAGCCTTTGAGGTCGACAATCTTGTCGGCTGCCATTTCGTTGATGTTGGGATACTGGTTTGTTCCGAGAAGGATTTCCTTACGGCGGGCCACGTCTGTGTGACGTTTTTCAGCGCTTTCGCGGATAGCCTTCTGGATGTTGTCGTCGTTACAGCATGCAAGGAAGCCTCCGTTTTCCTCTACTTCGAGGAAGAGTTTCCACGCTTCTTTAGAGATAGCCACGGTGAGAGTTTCCACATAGTAGCTGCCGCCTGCAGGGTCGATTACCTTGTCGAGATGGCTTTCTTCTTTAAGAAGGAACTGCTGGTTGCGTGCAATGCGCTCTGAGAATTCATCGGGTGTCTTGTAGGGGACATCAAACGGAGTGACTGTAATGGAGTCAACACCTGCAAGAGCGGCTGACATTGCTTCAGTCTGGCTGCGGAGCAGATTGACGTGTGCGTCATAGAGGGTCTGGTTGAAGCGCGATGTGATTGCGTGAGCGACCATCTTGGCTGCTTCTTCAGATGCACCATACTGTTTCACGATCTGGGCCCAGAGCATGCGGGCTGCGCGGAACTTGGAAAGCTCCATGAAGAAGTTTGACGAAACGCCCATGTTGAACTTGATGCGTCCGGCAACTTCATCTGCGCTGCGTCCGGCATCGGTGAGAAGAGTCATCCACTGAGCGCCCCACGCAAGAGCATAGCCGAGTTCCTGATAGATGTATGCACCTGCGTTGCTGAGCATGTCGCTGTCGACAGAGAG is part of the Duncaniella dubosii genome and encodes:
- the scpA gene encoding methylmalonyl-CoA mutase; protein product: MKPNFKEIDIVKDAFGEQHVPETQGEDWLTPELIPVKPIYTKNDLEGLEHLNYVSGIPPFLRGPYSAMYPLRPWTIRQYAGFSTAAESNAFYRRNLASGQKGLSVAFDLATHRGYDADHERVVGDVGKAGVSICSLEDMKVLFEGIPLNKMSVSMTMNGAVLPVLAFYINAGLEQGAKLEEMAGTIQNDILKEFMVRNTYIYPPEFSMRIIADIFEYTSQNMPKFNSISISGYHMQEAGATCDIELAYTLADGLEYLRAGINAGIDIDAFAPRLSFFWAIGMNYFMEVAKMRAARLLWAKIVKQFNPKNPKSLALRTHSQTSGWSLTEQDPFNNVGRTCIEAMGAALGHTQSLHTNALDEAIALPTDFSARIARNTQIYIQEETMVTKQVDPWGGSYYVEALTNEIAHRAWEHIQEIEKLGGMAKAIESGLPKMRIEEASARTQARIDSGRQTIVGINKYRLDHEDPIDILEIDNTEVRKDQVARLVDLKAHRDEEAVKKALEAITECVRTKQGNLLDLAVKAAGLRATLGEISDACEEVVGRYKAVIRTISGVYSSETKADPDFVKAQQMCEEFAKREGRQPRIMIAKMGQDGHDRGAKVVATGYADCGFDVDMGPLFQTPAEAARQAVENDVHILGVSSLAAGHKTLIPQVIEELKKLGREDILVTAGGVIPAQDYDFLYKAGVAAIFGPGTRIPVSAIKMLELLEGEE
- the mutA gene encoding methylmalonyl-CoA mutase small subunit, which codes for MAEKKEKLFEQFPPISTAEWKAKVEADLKGAPFDKKLVWRTNEGFNVQPMYRLEDIENFKTTNSLPGEYPYVRGTRTDNDWLTRQEIIAETPAEANEKALNVLTKGVTSLGFHIDEPTAETLEATLKDIDIAKVEINFTCCVKKALPLAKALVEYIESKGCADTFKGSIDFNPFRKPLRKGVAFDAATLTQMACELLDAVKGVKNLRVLSVDSDMLSNAGAYIYQELGYALAWGAQWMTLLTDAGRSADEVAGRIKFNMGVSSNFFMELSKFRAARMLWAQIVKQYGASEEAAKMVAHAITSRFNQTLYDAHVNLLRSQTEAMSAALAGVDSITVTPFDVPYKTPDEFSERIARNQQFLLKEESHLDKVIDPAGGSYYVETLTVAISKEAWKLFLEVEENGGFLACCNDDNIQKAIRESAEKRHTDVARRKEILLGTNQYPNINEMAADKIVDLKGSLSCSCGGHGDACETPAGLPTKRAASDFEALRLETEAASNRPKVFMLTIGNLAMRLARAQFSSNFFGCAGYEIIDNLGFDTVEQGIDAALEKGADIVVLCSSDDEYAELAPAAFKYLDGRAEFVVAGAPACTDDLKAIGINDFVHVRCNVLETLRAFNAKLLKK